From a single Brassica rapa cultivar Chiifu-401-42 chromosome A01, CAAS_Brap_v3.01, whole genome shotgun sequence genomic region:
- the LOC103852592 gene encoding gamma-glutamyl peptidase 1 produces MVDQKRFALFLATPDSEFVKKEYGGYHNVFVSTFGDEGEHWDSFRVVEGEFPDENDLDKYDGFVISGSSHDSFENDPWILRLCEIVKKLDEMKKKILGICFGHQIIARVRGGTVGRARKGPELKLTDITIVKDAIKPGSFFGNEIPDSIAILKLHQDEVLVLPESAKVLAYSEKYEVEMFSIEDHLFCIQGHPEYNKEILHEIVDRVLRLGFIKQDFADAAKASMENRGADRKLLETICKNFLKGRVPAN; encoded by the exons ATGGTTGATCAGAAAAGGTTTGCACTGTTTCTTGCAACTCCTGATTCAGAGTTCGTAAAGAAAGAGTACGGTGGATACCATAACGTGTTTGTCTCCACGTTCGGAGACGAAGGAGAGCATTGGGACTCGTTTAGAGTCGTAGAGGGAGAGTTTCCCGATGAGAATGATCTTGACAAGTACGATGGTTTCGTTATTAGCGGAAGCTCTCACGATTCCTTTGAGAACGATCCATGGATCCTTAGGCTGTGTGAGATCGTCAAGAAACTTgatgagatgaagaagaaaattcTTGGCATCTGCTTTGGTCACCAG ATAATAGCCAGAGTAAGAGGAGGAACAGTGGGAAGAGCAAGGAAGGGACCAGAACTTAAGCTTACAGACATAACCATCGTGAAGGATGCGATTAAACCGGGAAGTTTCTTCGGAAATGAGATTCCGGATAGCATAGCCATCCTAAAGTTACATCAGGACGAAGTGTTAGTGTTGCCTGAATCTGCTAAAGTACTAGCTTATTCCGAAAAGTACGAGGTGGAGATGTTCTCCATTGAGGATCATTTATTCTGTATTCAAGGACATCCCGAGTATAACAAAGAGATTCTCCACGAGATCGTTGATCGTGTTCTTCGTCTTGGCTTCATCAAG CAAGATTTTGCTGATGCGGCAAAGGCCTCGATGGAGAATAGGGGAGCAGACAGGAAACTCTTGGAGACGATTTGCAAGAATTTCCTCAAAGGCAGAGTTCCAGCTAATTAA
- the LOC117134422 gene encoding probable serine/threonine-protein kinase At1g54610 isoform X1 yields the protein MVPWVGLHNVLVPLTNLTKLVKVLIAVYTRLVIFSTTTRSLHLKRVRFDLNDLESVKFMAREIIVMRKLDHPNVLKLQGLITASLLSSLYLVFQYMDHDLVGLASIPGIKFSQPQVLTGLWYNIMFLRWNNCKKYSSCVVHQQRITGGN from the exons ATGGTCCCGTGGGTTGGACTCCACAACGTGCTAGTTCCTTTGACAAACTTGACAAA ATTGGTCAAGGTACTTATAGCAGTGTATACAAGGCTCGTGATCTtctcaacaacaacaagatcGTTGCACTTAAAAAGAGTCCGGTTCGATCTTAACGATTTAGAAAGCGTTAAGTTTATGGCTAGAGAGATCATTGTCATGAGGAAGCTTGATCATCCCAATGTACTTAAGTTACAAGGCTTGATCACCGCCTCTCTTTTGTCTTCTCTTTACTTGGTTTTCCAGTACATGGATCATGATCTCGTTGGACTTGCCTCCATTCCCGGTATCAAGTTCTCTCAGCCTCAGGTACTCACTGGTTTGTGGTATAATATAATGTTTCTTAGGTGGAACAACTGCAAAAAATATTCAAGCTGTGTGGTTCACCAACAGAGGATTACTGGAGGAAACTGA
- the LOC117134422 gene encoding probable serine/threonine-protein kinase At1g54610 isoform X2: MVPWVGLHNVLVPLTNLTKLVKVLIAVYTRLVIFSTTTRSLHLKRVRFDLNDLESVKFMAREIIVMRKLDHPNVLKLQGLITASLLSSLYLVFQYMDHDLVGLASIPGIKFSQPQRITGGN, from the exons ATGGTCCCGTGGGTTGGACTCCACAACGTGCTAGTTCCTTTGACAAACTTGACAAA ATTGGTCAAGGTACTTATAGCAGTGTATACAAGGCTCGTGATCTtctcaacaacaacaagatcGTTGCACTTAAAAAGAGTCCGGTTCGATCTTAACGATTTAGAAAGCGTTAAGTTTATGGCTAGAGAGATCATTGTCATGAGGAAGCTTGATCATCCCAATGTACTTAAGTTACAAGGCTTGATCACCGCCTCTCTTTTGTCTTCTCTTTACTTGGTTTTCCAGTACATGGATCATGATCTCGTTGGACTTGCCTCCATTCCCGGTATCAAGTTCTCTCAGCCTCAG AGGATTACTGGAGGAAACTGA